A stretch of DNA from Mycolicibacterium celeriflavum:
ATTTGTATGCGCGCCTCGACGCCGAGCGCACGCGAGTGCAGGAACGCTACAGCGCGGCGTTGCGCGGTGACGGCGGATCTCTCGTCGACCGGGACGCCGAGGTGCGCGCGGTGGCCAAGCGGATGAACCGCCTCAACGTGGCCGATCACGGGCTGTGCTTCGGCCGGTTGGACAGTGTCGCAGGTGAACGCCTCTACATCGGCCGGATCGGGTTGTTCGACGAGACCGACGAGTACGAACCGCTGCTACTCGACTGGCGGGCCCCGGCTGCTCGCGCCTTCTACGTCGCGACCGCCGCCAACCCGGAGGGCATGCGTCGGCGCCGCCAGTTTCACTCGCTCGGGCGGCGCATCACCGGCTTCACCGACGAAGTCCTGGGCAGACCCGCCGGCGGCGAGCGGGGCGACGCGGCGCTGCTGGCGGCGGTCAACGCGCCGCGCGGCGACGGGATGCGCGACATCGTTGCCACGATCCAGGCCGAGCAGGACGAGATCATCCGACTCGACCACCCGGGCGTGCTGGTGATCGAAGGTGGACCCGGCACCGGTAAGACCGTCGTCGCCCTGCACCGGGTCGCGTACCTGCTCTACACGCAGCGGGAGCGGATGGAACGTCACGGCGTGCTGGTGATCGGCCCGAACCCGGCGTTCCTGCGCCACGTCGGCCGGGTGCTGCCGTCGTTGGGCGAGACCAACGTCGTCTTCATGACGACCGGTGACCTCGTTCCGGGTCTGCGGGTCACTGCCGAGGACGGCCCGGACGCGGTACGGGCGAAGGGCTCGTTGAAGATGCTCGACGTGCTGGCGGCGGCGATCGCCGACCGGCAACGCGTCCCCGAGCGGCCGCTGCCCATCAAGCTGGCCGACGTCACCGTGCGCATCGATGCCGAGACCGCCGAGTGGGCCATTCAGGAGGCCCGGGAGAGCGGTCTGCCGCACAACGACGCGCGGGCGGTGTTCATCGACGTCATCACGTGGGTGCTGACCGAGCGCGCGATCGCCCGGATCGGCAAGGGCTGGCTGACGCGCGACGACAAGCAGGCATGGGAGCATCTGCGGGCCGAACTGCTCGACGAGCTCGGTGAGCACGACGAGTTCGCTGCAGCGCTTGACGGGCTCTGGCCCGAGCTGACGCCGCAGACACTGTTGGCCGAGCTATACCAATCCCGCGAAAGACTCACTGCCGCAGGCGCGGACCACTCGCTGTGGCGTGCGCAGGGCGACGCCTGGACAGTGTCGGATGTACCGCTGCTCGACGAACTGGTCGACATGCTCGGCGGTATCAAGCCCGATGTCGCCGCCGAAAAGGAACGGCAGGAGGAGGCCGCCTACGCCGCCGGGGTGCTGGACCTGATGGTCGCTCGCGAGGATCTGATGGACGACGAGGATCATCTCATCGCCTCTGACCTGCTCGAGGCCGAGGATCTCGCCGACCGCTTCGCCGAACGCGATACCCGCGACCTTGCCGAACGGGCTGCCGCCGACCGCGATTGGACGTATCGGCACGTCGTCGTCGACGAAGCACAGGAATTGTCCGAGATGGAGTGGCGGGTGCTGATGCGTCGCTGCCCGAGCAAGTCGTTCACCGTGGTCGGCGATCTTGCGCAACGCCGATCCGCGGCCGGCGCGACGTCATGGGCCGCGATGCTCGATCCGTATGTGGGCGGTCGCTGGGTCTACCGGCCGCTGTCGGTGAACTACCGCACGCCGGCTGAGATCATGGCCGTCGCCGCCGGCCTGCTGGCCGAGTTCGCTCCGGAGGTGCAGCCGCCCGAATCGGTTCGCGCCAGCGGGGTCCGGCCGTGGTCACGGCACGTGAGCGAGGACGAATTGCCCTGCGGCATCGAGGATTTCGTCCGCGAGGAGGCCGGCCGCGAGGGCACCTGCGTCGTGATCGGACCACCGGGCGTGCCGGGAACGGTGTCACCGGCCGAGACGAAAGGGCTGGAGTTCGACGCGGTTCTGGTCGTGGCGCCGGGCCGGATCCTGGCCGACGGTCCCGGCGGCACCGCCGACCTCTACGTCGCTCTGACCCGCACCACCCAACGACTCGGTGTGCTGCATTGCGAACCGTTGCCGCGGGCGCTGCGTGGACTGTCCCAGGTGGAAGCCGTGGCGGACTGACCGACCGTCAGAGGGGCAGCGAGAAATTCACCACTGGCTCAGTTGGCATTGCACGGTGTAGGGGCCGTCCTGTTGCACGGCGACCTGACCGTCGATCGTGATCTCGCAGTGCGGGTTCGGCGGGGCCGTCATCGCGTGCACGCCGGTGCTCGCGGTCAGGATCGCCCACTGCGGGTCCTCGAGCGTGGTCTCGAACACCCAGGGCACGCCCGGCGCCAGGTTCACCGTCTCCTTTTTCAGGTAGGCGTACGCGTCGGCGTTGTAGGCCTCCTTGCTCGGAGGCTGCGCCGTCAAGTAGTTGAGCTGGAAGTCTGCGGCGCCCGTCGACGTCAATGTGTACTTGACCAGATGACCGGCCGACTGAGCGTCCGCCGTCGCATGGCTGACCGCGACTGACGCCGCTGCGACCATGAAGGCCGCCCCGACCTTGGCTGTAGCTGTTCGCATGACCGTCACATCGCCGGACGGTACCAAATCGTTACAGCGCTGGCAGCCACCCTCTTGCGCGAACGCCCTCTTGCGCGAACGTGCGCGTCTGCCCACGACACGCCGCTCATTGTCGACGGTTTGCGCACGCTCGCGACGGGCGAATGGCACAGTTCACCCGTGGATAACCCAACCGAGAGCCGCGTGCTCGCCGACACCGGCGGGCTCGTCGTCACCGATGACGGCCGACGGGTGCTCCTCGTGGACCGAGGCACCGGACCCCTGACGGTGCTGGCATTCGTTCTCGGCGTTGTGACACTCGTCGTGGCGGGTTTCGGTGTCGTCGCCGTGCTCTCAGGCGTTCCA
This window harbors:
- the helR gene encoding RNA polymerase recycling motor ATPase HelR, which encodes MPIDGYDDELRSEQRYVTDLYARLDAERTRVQERYSAALRGDGGSLVDRDAEVRAVAKRMNRLNVADHGLCFGRLDSVAGERLYIGRIGLFDETDEYEPLLLDWRAPAARAFYVATAANPEGMRRRRQFHSLGRRITGFTDEVLGRPAGGERGDAALLAAVNAPRGDGMRDIVATIQAEQDEIIRLDHPGVLVIEGGPGTGKTVVALHRVAYLLYTQRERMERHGVLVIGPNPAFLRHVGRVLPSLGETNVVFMTTGDLVPGLRVTAEDGPDAVRAKGSLKMLDVLAAAIADRQRVPERPLPIKLADVTVRIDAETAEWAIQEARESGLPHNDARAVFIDVITWVLTERAIARIGKGWLTRDDKQAWEHLRAELLDELGEHDEFAAALDGLWPELTPQTLLAELYQSRERLTAAGADHSLWRAQGDAWTVSDVPLLDELVDMLGGIKPDVAAEKERQEEAAYAAGVLDLMVAREDLMDDEDHLIASDLLEAEDLADRFAERDTRDLAERAAADRDWTYRHVVVDEAQELSEMEWRVLMRRCPSKSFTVVGDLAQRRSAAGATSWAAMLDPYVGGRWVYRPLSVNYRTPAEIMAVAAGLLAEFAPEVQPPESVRASGVRPWSRHVSEDELPCGIEDFVREEAGREGTCVVIGPPGVPGTVSPAETKGLEFDAVLVVAPGRILADGPGGTADLYVALTRTTQRLGVLHCEPLPRALRGLSQVEAVAD